TGTAATGGTTGCTATAATTGCCTAGTTCCCATGCAGATTGCAGCCCAATGCCTGTCTGAATCAGGCAACTCAAGGCAAGCTATTTTGCAAAACTCAATACAATTTCATTACAAACGTGGGGTTGACAACTAAAACTGAAATCTCATATTTTTAGGGCATCATACACCACGAGAGTGGTAGATTAAACGTGAAAAGAATATTTAGTTTGTTGAAGAATGTTCAGACAAAGACAAATCAATAAAACAGGGGCGTTTGAAGTCATCCAAGAAAGATTACAGGTTTGACTAATAAAAGATGTTATGCCCTGAAATTCGCCAAGGACTTCAGCATTCCTATGTCTTGGGGATGAAGTCACCACGACAGCTAttcatttctttgtttaatAAACCAATAAATCAGGTGATAAACTTGCTTCTCCTGTCCTATTAGAATCATTTTGATTTGTCGTGTAGCTTGTAAATTTAATACTCAGTTGCGAGTGGATGTCAAGTattaaaataaccataaaatcACCAGGCAACCTAACCAAGGGCATAAGCTCATACtgttaatataataacatatgagaaaaatgagaaaaacaaACAGTGCTAAAGCTTGAaccatattttgattttaagctGGTCTTGAGAGGAGATATGCAAAGATAAATCTGAAAGGGGCACTCCCAAAGTAATGGTAACAAAAATGGGCCTAAAGGGTCCCTTCCATTCATTTGACTCAACAGGCTAAGTTCGTTCACAACaaaattcaagaagaaaaagaaaattttcatataaccttgtttgaaattgaacatctaaaagaataattttgatttttgatttcaTTCATAGTCTTTATTCCATAATGGAAGCAGTATAGAACCAAGGAATACACATATCTTAATGTAAGTGAAAACCTAACAGGCTAACACTGTAACtcaaaactaaataaatgtTTCATTCATTGGAGGGAACAAATATAGAATTTTACACATCCCTTCaaacaaatttacaattaatcCCTGCAATAATGTCATACTAccttgcaaaaaaaaaaaaaagaatttataatctttcaaaaaaacaaatattggatATTCTCTGCCCCCCAAATTCCATTTTTGTAAATTACAGAAAAGCAGTGCCAGCAAGACCATGATGTAAAAGATTATGAGCAATAGCATCTCTAGCTTTCATCGAACTTACCGATTTCAAAGCAACTTCAGGGACCATTTCATCATCAGCAAGCGCAAATTTCAAGTCTGGGTCGATCCCTTCATCCATCATTTCACAAATATTATGTAAAACACAACAAGCTCCCAGCACAACAGGCAAATCCTGTAACTTAACCTCTGTCCTTTTCTGCAAACAACACCACCTCCCTTTAAGTCTCCCAAATGCTTCCTTAGCAATCTTTTGAATCTCCCCAATCTTTTCATTGAAAGCATGTTGTGTCCAAGTCAAATGCTGTTGTGTGTAAGGAACCAAAACCCAATCCATTAATGGATACCCTGAACTCCCAACAATCCAAACTCCTTTTAGTAATCCCCCATTTGCCCTTTGATACAAAGCTGATTTTTCAAGCACTTGATCATCGGTCATCGAACCCGGCCACCCTATACAAACATCTGTAAAAACTCCCCTAGGATCGACCACGCCTTGTACGGTTATCGAGTACGAGGTTTTCTGGTTCCGCTCCGTGTGTCTCTTGTTGAAATACGCCGCCACGCTTATTTTCGGTGCGATAATCGGGATGTGCGTTGTGTACATTGATCCGACGACGTTTGGTATCCCCGAAATGCCCTCGaactcttcttttattttccgcAAGGAATCCTCTTCTGGCCAGTGTAAGTATTTCGGCATCAAAACGCTGCGTATTGCCGAACACACTTCGAGGACCAGCTTATGACACGTCGAGATGCCTAAACCGAACCGTTTCGAAACGAGCCGTAACGGTTCGCCTGTGGCTAGCCGCCAAATGCAAACCGCCACTCTTTGCTTAACGGGGATCGCGTTCCGTAACGTCGTGTCTTCTTTGGCGATAACGGAGTTGAGTTCTTCGCAGATGAGCTCGAAGGTTGACTTGCTCATCCTGAAAGCCTTCTTGAATTCTTCTTCGGGGTAATCGGGTCGGTTGCAGTCGTCCCACCAAGCCTTCGATCTGTCTTTTACCCATAATCGCCTTTGCTGACCCGACCCGGATTGTTTGTTCTGTTGGTTGGGTGATTGGTTTTCCGTTTGGCTAACGGCAGCGACAGCGACGGATGCCGCCATGGTTCGGGACTTCTTCCGCTTCACACGGTCGGTTTCGTCGATTTCGGAGTAGTAGTCTTGGAGATTGGTGTAAAATTCGAGCATAGTTCGAGTTTTTCTCTTGTGATTGGACTCCAAGATCGATTTCTCTTCATTGGATGCTTCGTTTTGCTCTTCATGGTCTCGCTTTTCTTGCTCTTCAAGCAACAGTAGCGAAGTGATAATAC
This sequence is a window from Gossypium raimondii isolate GPD5lz chromosome 5, ASM2569854v1, whole genome shotgun sequence. Protein-coding genes within it:
- the LOC105770179 gene encoding protein ALP1-like, producing MINGENYKRRREETFSDDEDSCSTDNEPKKKDLNGIITSLLLLEEQEKRDHEEQNEASNEEKSILESNHKRKTRTMLEFYTNLQDYYSEIDETDRVKRKKSRTMAASVAVAAVSQTENQSPNQQNKQSGSGQQRRLWVKDRSKAWWDDCNRPDYPEEEFKKAFRMSKSTFELICEELNSVIAKEDTTLRNAIPVKQRVAVCIWRLATGEPLRLVSKRFGLGISTCHKLVLEVCSAIRSVLMPKYLHWPEEDSLRKIKEEFEGISGIPNVVGSMYTTHIPIIAPKISVAAYFNKRHTERNQKTSYSITVQGVVDPRGVFTDVCIGWPGSMTDDQVLEKSALYQRANGGLLKGVWIVGSSGYPLMDWVLVPYTQQHLTWTQHAFNEKIGEIQKIAKEAFGRLKGRWCCLQKRTEVKLQDLPVVLGACCVLHNICEMMDEGIDPDLKFALADDEMVPEVALKSVSSMKARDAIAHNLLHHGLAGTAFL